A stretch of Desulfotalea psychrophila LSv54 DNA encodes these proteins:
- a CDS encoding rhodanese-like domain-containing protein, with protein MNQLDRTLREMDLQFFAEGKHGVTLNMAADCLENSEDAVFLDVRTEEEAGFVRFKNVLHIPLNQLPDRLGELPQNQPIIVFCTSVVRASMAAFYLRAEGITAVRTLLASSEEMVKLFSSSRVFSRKTSTNQQQCN; from the coding sequence GTGAATCAACTAGATAGAACACTAAGAGAAATGGATTTGCAATTCTTTGCAGAAGGTAAACATGGTGTAACGCTCAACATGGCCGCCGATTGCCTCGAAAATTCAGAAGATGCCGTCTTCCTGGATGTGCGAACAGAAGAAGAGGCAGGTTTTGTGAGGTTTAAAAATGTGCTGCATATACCACTGAATCAGTTACCCGATCGACTGGGGGAGCTGCCCCAGAATCAACCCATTATTGTATTTTGTACTTCGGTTGTTCGGGCAAGCATGGCTGCCTTTTATCTAAGGGCAGAGGGCATAACAGCTGTGCGGACCCTACTGGCTAGTTCAGAGGAAATGGTGAAGCTATTCTCTTCGTCCAGAGTGTTCAGCCGCAAAACGTCAACAAACCAACAGCAGTGTAACTAA
- a CDS encoding rhodanese-like domain-containing protein yields MKNLQGYFREMDFVAFGNGDFNTPAAALPKLIKNNVFLLDLRTWEEVEAFSLPFAKSIPINELPERLEEVPKNRPVILFSNGSWRSSVGLAYLIAKGFDEVSIIAQGLPEMLKTLKPGPLFGAGVHKVQAQTDCNCG; encoded by the coding sequence ATGAAAAATTTACAGGGGTATTTCAGGGAGATGGATTTTGTGGCATTCGGGAATGGGGATTTTAATACACCTGCCGCGGCCCTGCCAAAGCTGATCAAAAACAATGTATTCTTGCTGGACCTGCGAACCTGGGAAGAGGTTGAGGCCTTTTCCCTGCCATTTGCCAAAAGTATACCGATAAATGAGCTTCCAGAGAGGCTCGAAGAAGTTCCTAAAAACAGGCCGGTTATTTTGTTCTCCAACGGCTCCTGGCGCTCAAGTGTGGGACTCGCCTATCTCATTGCAAAAGGTTTTGACGAGGTGTCGATTATTGCCCAGGGACTTCCTGAAATGTTGAAGACCCTAAAACCAGGCCCATTGTTTGGAGCAGGCGTACACAAGGTTCAAGCTCAAACAGACTGCAACTGTGGATAA
- a CDS encoding sulfite exporter TauE/SafE family protein → MLLTIALLAFCLSFIFALGGVGSAVALVPALIAIGVPGGVARPIALLVNTVSLGGGTIYNLKTGKFKPGPWWLLILFSLPAAPLGAWVSTLIPHNILSGVFAGFMVFSGFLMIAPARKSQQKEERNTCPPVGGALIGAVSGVVSGMLGVGGGGVIIPALYAMRFRSHHIAMITAMAVPFSSFTGFIAYAAMGSLNITTVVVASLAALAGGTIGTRAMHRIDQRLVKMFLSITLIISGGRIIWKLVA, encoded by the coding sequence ATGCTACTGACTATTGCCCTACTAGCATTTTGTTTGAGTTTTATCTTTGCCCTGGGTGGCGTGGGAAGTGCTGTGGCTTTAGTTCCCGCGCTTATCGCCATTGGAGTTCCTGGAGGTGTCGCCCGTCCCATCGCCTTACTTGTTAATACAGTAAGCCTCGGCGGGGGCACCATCTATAACCTCAAAACAGGTAAATTCAAACCCGGCCCATGGTGGTTATTGATACTGTTTTCCCTCCCGGCTGCCCCTCTGGGGGCATGGGTTTCCACCTTAATTCCGCATAATATTCTCTCCGGGGTATTTGCTGGATTCATGGTCTTTTCCGGTTTTTTGATGATTGCTCCTGCACGGAAAAGTCAGCAAAAAGAGGAACGAAACACCTGTCCACCAGTAGGCGGAGCCTTGATCGGGGCAGTTTCGGGTGTGGTATCTGGCATGCTGGGGGTAGGCGGTGGAGGTGTGATCATCCCCGCCTTATATGCCATGCGGTTTCGTTCGCATCATATTGCAATGATCACAGCGATGGCCGTCCCATTTTCTTCTTTCACAGGCTTTATCGCCTATGCCGCCATGGGTTCGCTCAATATAACTACCGTTGTAGTGGCATCGTTAGCAGCTCTTGCTGGTGGCACCATTGGCACAAGAGCAATGCACCGTATCGATCAGCGATTGGTGAAAATGTTTTTATCAATAACCTTAATAATTTCAGGAGGCAGAATCATATGGAAGCTTGTTGCCTGA
- a CDS encoding DUF445 family protein, with translation MPVTPADIFPIAQYIAPPMVGAFIGYLTNKIAIKMLFRPLNPWHIFGMRVPMTPGVIPAKRHELAENMGRMVADYLITGTEVQKAIEQKHVQAQVHDKIQARGEALAQRDLGTLQSLLPPQFSCYYGLAVDYLSYKIKDGVSSFIGSDQFARQLRDVLQDISDKFLAEKLSSLLAEEQQAELLVSLQTSLSGHLGRFLSSPACEQWLENAVHTKVQDAFQQNSSLADILPEASYGLLKGLVEKQVQPLLAGVGGLLATDDVREKIIDGACGGVESFIASMGPMGAMVGNFIKMETVRAKIADYLDEKEEDILAWIQGDVVGERVTALLNDQLGKLFAAPMADLVRDIEPQQLEALSKGISHGLFKQLQDEQLQGVLTETFTDSIKGYMTGDHSIQEALADLLGQEKVALLQESLLDKSLTALRSERINEVISTAVDSLLTKGLACKIGKLSRFLNENMRDSIYQSLQSYLTKTVSRELPGMVKSFNLQQIVADKVDSLDLLKLEQLLLSIMEEQFKYINLFGALLGFILGCINLFFLALA, from the coding sequence ATGCCTGTAACGCCTGCTGATATTTTCCCAATTGCCCAGTATATTGCACCACCCATGGTTGGTGCCTTTATTGGTTATCTTACCAATAAGATTGCCATCAAGATGCTCTTTCGCCCCCTCAACCCCTGGCATATCTTTGGCATGCGGGTGCCCATGACCCCCGGTGTCATTCCGGCAAAGCGGCATGAACTTGCCGAAAATATGGGACGAATGGTTGCCGATTATCTCATTACCGGCACAGAAGTACAAAAAGCGATAGAGCAAAAACACGTACAGGCACAAGTCCACGATAAGATACAGGCCCGGGGCGAAGCCCTGGCCCAGAGGGATCTTGGCACCCTCCAGTCCCTGTTGCCTCCTCAATTCTCCTGCTACTATGGACTGGCCGTTGACTATCTCTCCTATAAGATAAAGGATGGGGTGAGTAGCTTTATCGGCTCGGATCAGTTTGCCCGACAGTTAAGAGATGTTCTCCAGGATATCAGCGATAAATTTCTTGCCGAAAAGCTCTCCTCCCTTCTAGCTGAGGAGCAACAAGCCGAACTGCTTGTATCTCTGCAGACATCCCTATCCGGACACCTGGGACGCTTTTTGTCCAGCCCCGCCTGTGAGCAATGGCTTGAAAATGCTGTCCATACCAAGGTGCAGGATGCCTTTCAGCAAAACAGCAGTCTCGCGGACATTTTACCAGAGGCCTCCTACGGTCTCTTGAAAGGGCTGGTGGAAAAACAGGTTCAGCCTCTGCTCGCCGGTGTTGGCGGACTTTTAGCCACAGACGATGTACGCGAAAAAATTATTGACGGAGCCTGCGGTGGAGTAGAGAGCTTTATTGCTTCCATGGGACCCATGGGGGCAATGGTCGGGAACTTTATTAAAATGGAGACGGTACGTGCTAAAATTGCCGACTATCTGGACGAAAAAGAGGAGGATATTCTTGCCTGGATTCAGGGAGACGTGGTAGGGGAACGAGTTACCGCTCTCTTAAACGACCAGTTGGGAAAACTCTTTGCCGCCCCCATGGCCGATCTGGTAAGAGATATTGAACCACAGCAGCTAGAGGCCCTAAGCAAGGGCATTAGCCACGGCCTCTTTAAACAATTACAGGATGAGCAGTTGCAGGGGGTTTTGACAGAGACATTTACCGATAGCATTAAGGGCTATATGACAGGTGATCACTCAATCCAAGAGGCCCTGGCCGATCTTTTGGGGCAGGAGAAAGTCGCCCTTCTACAGGAAAGCCTCCTCGATAAAAGCCTGACTGCCCTTCGCTCCGAGCGCATCAACGAGGTTATCTCTACCGCCGTCGATTCGCTGCTGACAAAGGGATTGGCCTGTAAAATAGGTAAGCTGTCCCGCTTTCTTAATGAAAATATGCGGGACAGTATCTATCAATCCCTGCAGAGCTACCTGACCAAGACCGTTTCCAGGGAGTTGCCGGGGATGGTGAAATCCTTCAACCTGCAGCAGATTGTAGCCGATAAGGTTGACTCCCTTGACCTCCTTAAACTCGAACAGCTTCTCCTCTCCATCATGGAAGAACAGTTCAAGTATATCAATCTCTTTGGTGCCCTCCTTGGTTTTATCCTCGGCTGCATCAACCTCTTCTTTCTGGCCCTTGCCTAG
- a CDS encoding HAD family hydrolase yields the protein MRFSAILFDLDGALVDSIEDLAASCNKVLAARNFPVHRVEDYNFFVGDGLDVLMERIVPPGTSAEVLVACCQEFGLHYQECWHENSTPYKGIKQMINDLREAEIPLGILSNKPDAFTQKVVEFFFPEHPFTYISGQRADVPKKPNAAGALLAARTMGIEAQEMLFIGDTSVDMQTGKNSGMTSLGVSWGFRPIKELRAHRADFIVNTPQEIVELCL from the coding sequence ATGAGATTCTCAGCGATACTTTTTGATTTAGATGGCGCCCTGGTGGACAGCATAGAGGATTTGGCTGCCTCCTGTAATAAGGTGCTGGCGGCGCGCAATTTTCCTGTGCACAGGGTAGAAGACTATAATTTTTTCGTAGGTGACGGTCTGGATGTGCTTATGGAGCGGATCGTCCCTCCGGGAACTTCTGCAGAGGTGCTTGTTGCCTGCTGTCAGGAGTTCGGCCTTCACTATCAGGAGTGCTGGCATGAAAATAGTACGCCATATAAGGGCATTAAGCAAATGATTAATGATCTGAGAGAGGCGGAAATTCCTCTCGGTATTCTCTCAAATAAGCCCGATGCCTTTACCCAAAAGGTGGTGGAGTTCTTTTTTCCGGAGCATCCCTTTACCTATATATCAGGCCAGAGGGCGGATGTGCCTAAAAAACCCAATGCTGCCGGCGCCCTGCTTGCGGCCCGGACCATGGGCATCGAGGCTCAGGAGATGCTCTTTATTGGAGATACCTCGGTTGATATGCAGACAGGCAAGAACAGTGGCATGACCAGTCTCGGGGTCAGCTGGGGTTTTCGACCCATTAAAGAGTTACGCGCCCACAGGGCTGATTTTATTGTTAACACACCACAGGAGATTGTCGAATTATGCCTGTAA
- a CDS encoding succinate dehydrogenase cytochrome b subunit, with protein MWFVKFVASSIGKKFVMAFTGLLLILFLCVHAAGNAIIFFGSEAFLTYAHALHAVPLVVVLFSSGLAVVLLAHICFGLYLFFENRTESDSRYAVSVRTVKYSLASKTMHWSGLFIFLFLIFHLAVFTFGGKDIPISTLVEERLGDFSFGIFYLISFAVLALHLSHGFWSMLQTFGVNHPRYNDLIHNLTYIVPLFFFVIFGGVTLYFLTGLGANF; from the coding sequence ATGTGGTTCGTTAAGTTTGTTGCTTCATCAATTGGGAAGAAGTTTGTCATGGCCTTTACCGGTCTATTACTCATCCTCTTTCTCTGCGTACATGCGGCAGGAAATGCAATCATATTTTTTGGAAGCGAGGCCTTCCTGACATATGCACATGCCCTTCATGCTGTACCCCTTGTGGTTGTCCTCTTTAGCTCAGGACTGGCAGTCGTACTGCTGGCCCATATCTGCTTTGGACTATACCTCTTTTTTGAAAACAGGACCGAAAGCGATTCCCGCTATGCTGTGTCGGTGCGAACGGTTAAATACTCGCTCGCCTCCAAGACAATGCACTGGAGTGGCCTCTTTATCTTCCTGTTCCTCATCTTTCACCTTGCCGTTTTCACCTTCGGCGGAAAAGATATACCTATCTCAACTCTTGTTGAAGAACGTTTAGGTGACTTCTCTTTTGGTATCTTTTACCTAATCTCTTTTGCTGTTCTCGCTCTTCATCTCTCCCACGGTTTTTGGAGTATGCTACAGACCTTTGGTGTCAACCATCCTCGCTACAATGACCTCATCCATAATCTCACATACATTGTTCCACTGTTTTTCTTTGTGATTTTTGGGGGAGTTACCCTGTATTTCCTGACTGGACTTGGCGCAAATTTCTAG
- a CDS encoding fumarate reductase/succinate dehydrogenase flavoprotein subunit, with the protein MKLDACIPEGPLAEKWDNCIFKSKLVNPANRRKFSVIVVGTGLAGASAAGTLAEQGYQVKAFCIQDSPRRAHSIAAQGGINAAKNYQNDGDSVFRLFHDTLKGGDFRAREANVYRLAQVSNNIIDQCVAQGVPFAREYGGTLANRSFGGAQVSRTFYARGQTGQQLLLGAYSSLSRQVGAGKIEMFCRQELMDVVITDGQARGITTRDIYTGEIETYSADAVILATGGYGNAYFLSTNAMASNVTAAWRAYKKGAGFANPCFVQIHPTCIPVHGDYQSKLTLMSESLRNDGRVWVPKAKDDKRSPADIPEDERDYYLERIYPSFGNLVPRDVASRNAKNQCDAGKGVGPSGLAVYLDFADAIKRDGLDTIVKKYGNLFEMYEKITASNPVNEPMLIYPAVHYTMGGLWVDYNLQTTIPGLFALGECNFSDHGANRLGASALMQGLADGYFIIGNTLANYFGSNSFSKVSVENKDFKQSKADVEARIEKLLANSGGAVTDQHVTVDEIHKELGHIMWNYCGMARNKEGLEKALELLPPLKEKFWKHVYIPGKGKDLNQTLERAGRVADFLEFADIMVRDALERAESCGCHLREESQTEESEALRNDEKYSHVAVWECQGEDEPLLHREELTFEAIQPSQRSYK; encoded by the coding sequence ATGAAACTCGATGCATGCATTCCCGAAGGACCTCTGGCTGAAAAGTGGGATAACTGTATTTTTAAAAGCAAACTCGTTAACCCGGCAAACCGCAGAAAATTCTCTGTAATCGTTGTGGGCACAGGGCTTGCCGGAGCATCTGCTGCGGGCACCCTTGCCGAACAGGGCTATCAGGTAAAGGCCTTCTGTATTCAGGACAGTCCCCGTAGAGCACACTCCATTGCCGCCCAGGGTGGAATCAATGCCGCCAAGAACTACCAGAACGATGGTGATTCCGTCTTTCGCCTCTTTCACGATACCCTGAAGGGTGGCGATTTTAGAGCCCGTGAGGCAAATGTCTATCGTCTTGCCCAGGTAAGTAATAATATCATCGACCAGTGCGTTGCTCAGGGCGTCCCCTTTGCCCGCGAATACGGTGGAACCCTCGCCAACAGATCCTTTGGTGGTGCCCAGGTTTCACGTACATTCTATGCCCGTGGTCAAACAGGACAGCAACTCCTCCTTGGAGCCTACAGCTCTCTCTCCCGCCAGGTAGGTGCCGGAAAGATTGAGATGTTCTGCCGTCAGGAGTTGATGGACGTTGTCATCACCGACGGCCAGGCACGCGGCATCACCACCCGTGATATCTATACCGGTGAGATAGAGACCTACTCAGCCGATGCGGTGATCCTGGCAACGGGCGGTTATGGCAATGCCTATTTTCTCTCCACCAATGCCATGGCCTCAAACGTTACCGCTGCCTGGCGCGCCTATAAGAAGGGTGCTGGCTTTGCCAATCCCTGCTTTGTCCAGATTCATCCCACCTGTATTCCAGTCCACGGCGACTATCAGTCGAAGCTGACCCTGATGAGTGAAAGTCTTCGTAATGACGGTCGGGTCTGGGTGCCAAAGGCCAAGGATGACAAGAGATCGCCTGCCGATATCCCCGAGGATGAGCGCGATTATTATCTCGAACGCATCTATCCAAGTTTTGGTAATCTGGTGCCACGTGACGTTGCCTCCCGTAATGCCAAGAACCAGTGCGATGCAGGTAAGGGCGTTGGCCCAAGTGGACTTGCCGTCTACCTGGACTTTGCCGATGCGATCAAACGTGACGGTCTTGACACCATCGTCAAGAAATACGGTAACCTCTTTGAGATGTACGAGAAGATTACCGCCAGCAACCCCGTCAATGAGCCCATGCTCATCTACCCTGCTGTTCACTATACTATGGGTGGTCTCTGGGTTGATTACAACCTGCAGACAACAATTCCCGGTCTCTTCGCACTGGGTGAGTGTAACTTCTCCGATCATGGTGCCAATCGTCTGGGCGCATCTGCCCTTATGCAGGGACTTGCCGACGGTTATTTTATCATTGGCAACACCCTGGCAAACTACTTTGGCTCTAATAGCTTTAGCAAGGTTTCTGTTGAGAACAAGGACTTCAAGCAGTCAAAGGCCGATGTCGAGGCCCGGATAGAAAAGCTCCTGGCCAACTCCGGCGGTGCGGTCACCGACCAGCATGTTACCGTGGATGAGATCCATAAGGAACTTGGTCATATCATGTGGAATTACTGTGGTATGGCTCGTAATAAAGAGGGTCTTGAAAAGGCCCTTGAGCTCCTGCCTCCTCTCAAAGAAAAATTCTGGAAGCATGTCTATATCCCTGGTAAGGGCAAGGATCTCAACCAGACTCTGGAACGCGCCGGCCGAGTGGCAGATTTTCTTGAATTTGCCGATATCATGGTTCGGGACGCCCTGGAGCGTGCGGAGTCCTGCGGCTGTCATCTCCGGGAGGAGAGTCAGACAGAGGAGAGTGAGGCCCTTCGTAACGATGAGAAGTACTCCCATGTTGCCGTTTGGGAGTGTCAAGGCGAAGATGAGCCGCTTCTCCACCGTGAAGAGCTCACCTTTGAGGCAATCCAGCCCTCTCAACGTAGCTATAAATAG
- a CDS encoding succinate dehydrogenase/fumarate reductase iron-sulfur subunit, giving the protein MSIDITVKIWRQQNSESVGDFESYDLQGIDTDMSFLEMLDVLNEDLTKKAIEPVAFDHDCREGICGMCGAVVNGIAHGPEKKTTLCQLHMRHFESGDTIVIEPFRSKVFTIKKDLIVDRSALDRIMQAGGFVSVNTGGTPDGNAIPIASVKAELAMDAAACIGCGACVASCPNGAAMLFTSAKVSQLCLLPQGEPERKRRALSMLEAMDKEGFGNCTNARECEMQCPKGIDIRNIARLNHEYIRAAFSQG; this is encoded by the coding sequence ATGAGTATAGATATTACAGTAAAGATCTGGAGACAGCAGAACAGCGAGAGCGTTGGAGACTTTGAGAGCTATGACCTGCAGGGAATTGACACCGATATGTCTTTTCTGGAGATGCTCGATGTACTGAACGAGGATCTCACCAAAAAGGCCATCGAACCGGTAGCCTTTGACCATGACTGTCGCGAAGGCATCTGTGGTATGTGTGGGGCAGTAGTTAACGGTATCGCCCATGGCCCAGAGAAGAAGACCACCCTCTGTCAACTCCATATGCGTCATTTTGAAAGCGGTGACACCATCGTTATTGAGCCCTTTCGCTCCAAGGTGTTCACCATCAAGAAAGATCTCATTGTTGACCGTTCAGCACTTGATAGAATCATGCAGGCAGGTGGTTTTGTCTCCGTCAACACCGGTGGTACACCCGATGGCAACGCCATTCCCATCGCCTCTGTAAAGGCAGAGCTGGCCATGGATGCAGCTGCCTGTATCGGTTGCGGTGCCTGTGTGGCAAGTTGTCCTAATGGGGCGGCCATGCTCTTTACCAGCGCCAAGGTATCTCAGCTGTGCCTCCTGCCCCAGGGAGAGCCGGAAAGAAAACGACGTGCCCTGTCTATGCTTGAAGCCATGGATAAGGAAGGATTTGGTAACTGTACCAATGCCCGTGAATGTGAAATGCAGTGCCCGAAGGGTATTGATATTCGCAATATTGCCCGCTTGAACCATGAGTATATTAGGGCTGCTTTCAGTCAGGGATAG